Proteins found in one Paenibacillus sp. FSL R10-2782 genomic segment:
- a CDS encoding phage tail protein: MAIKQPRRFVTTDQGHADVLNVPIDTLYANDQELAAQVESIKKDPAGNGVASKEALDNHAANTDLHVTAAKQATWNVAEGNAKQYTRDYAATKAHTHPASDLPSASTQARGIVQLNTSTGSTATDQAATPSAVKAANDRANEAYSRADQAFTQASDLKSKVANAITGKGGSANSGMTGDQLAASILNLPTKKYATGYLNVDRAVVRVGESYIITLPIDFNPSAVFVTLDALQDYSGGGSVFAVIRNTGKDGIGVQGSNGKVDISLSGKQVTFKPTSTTTSPVVSYFRFSLYQWWAYE, from the coding sequence ATGGCAATAAAACAACCACGTAGATTTGTGACAACGGATCAGGGACATGCGGATGTCCTGAATGTACCAATTGATACGCTTTATGCAAACGACCAGGAACTGGCTGCACAGGTGGAAAGCATCAAAAAGGACCCAGCCGGGAATGGTGTTGCTTCCAAAGAAGCACTGGATAACCATGCTGCAAATACAGACCTTCACGTCACAGCCGCCAAACAAGCGACATGGAATGTAGCAGAAGGCAACGCCAAACAGTATACACGGGATTATGCAGCTACCAAAGCACATACACATCCAGCGTCCGACTTGCCCTCTGCATCCACACAGGCGAGAGGGATTGTGCAGCTTAATACATCCACAGGGAGCACAGCCACGGATCAGGCAGCTACGCCGAGTGCGGTAAAGGCAGCTAATGATCGAGCAAATGAGGCATATAGCCGGGCAGACCAGGCTTTTACGCAAGCCAGTGATCTTAAATCAAAGGTTGCTAACGCTATCACTGGCAAAGGCGGCAGCGCCAACTCTGGTATGACCGGAGATCAGTTAGCAGCATCGATTCTAAATTTACCTACAAAGAAATATGCAACTGGTTATCTTAACGTAGATAGAGCGGTCGTTCGTGTGGGGGAATCATATATCATTACCTTACCAATAGATTTTAACCCCAGTGCTGTTTTTGTAACTTTGGATGCTTTACAAGACTATTCAGGTGGAGGTTCAGTATTTGCAGTAATTAGGAATACAGGAAAAGATGGAATCGGGGTGCAGGGGTCAAACGGTAAGGTGGATATATCATTATCTGGAAAACAGGTTACGTTCAAACCTACATCAACGACTACCAGTCCTGTAGTTTCATATTTTCGGTTTAGTCTATATCAGTGGTGGGCTTATGAGTGA
- a CDS encoding glycoside hydrolase family 25 protein, translated as MQNRSPNAAEGIDVSRYQGNIDWKRVRTDGKSFAFMKASQGERYVDPTFITNAKGAKAAGVLLGAYHFVDATSVDAAKAEARHFAEVLDRVGGAKALDFPAVMDYENNPGGLSSAAIHDVAMAFLTEFERVSGRKPMVYTGNAFATHFKAPLGAYKLWIARYSTQVPNDTTAWKQWDFWQYSDSGRVDGIQGPVDLNVYAGTEAELRQAFAGEEGDEPMTAEEKAAFKALQQQVAALENSKDVLKQTLNEQTAYIKKVDQQVADLEARQAMPVPAWAKEAVAAVVAFNPSSPIVDAKQPSSYDFYRLLVVLNRLGVFKKSS; from the coding sequence ATGCAAAATCGCAGTCCTAACGCTGCCGAGGGCATTGACGTGTCCCGATACCAGGGAAATATTGATTGGAAACGTGTACGAACCGATGGCAAATCGTTTGCTTTTATGAAAGCGAGTCAGGGAGAGCGTTACGTCGATCCGACATTTATCACCAACGCGAAAGGGGCCAAGGCAGCAGGAGTATTGCTGGGAGCTTACCACTTTGTAGATGCAACCAGCGTTGACGCGGCCAAAGCGGAGGCCAGACATTTTGCCGAGGTGCTGGATCGGGTTGGAGGTGCAAAAGCGCTGGACTTCCCAGCGGTCATGGATTATGAGAATAATCCGGGAGGACTTAGCTCTGCCGCGATCCATGACGTAGCCATGGCATTTTTGACGGAATTTGAAAGGGTAAGTGGTCGCAAGCCGATGGTATATACGGGAAACGCTTTTGCGACCCATTTTAAAGCGCCGCTGGGAGCCTATAAGCTGTGGATCGCGCGTTACAGCACACAAGTGCCCAACGATACCACAGCATGGAAGCAATGGGATTTCTGGCAATACAGCGACAGCGGGCGGGTGGATGGGATTCAAGGGCCCGTTGACCTGAATGTATACGCCGGAACAGAGGCAGAGCTGCGCCAGGCTTTTGCAGGAGAAGAGGGGGATGAGCCGATGACGGCAGAGGAAAAAGCAGCATTTAAAGCCTTGCAGCAGCAGGTAGCCGCACTTGAAAACAGCAAGGATGTGCTCAAACAGACATTGAACGAACAGACCGCTTATATTAAAAAAGTGGATCAGCAAGTAGCTGACCTGGAGGCGCGTCAGGCTATGCCAGTGCCAGCTTGGGCCAAGGAAGCCGTAGCCGCAGTTGTTGCTTTTAATCCGTCGAGTCCGATTGTGGATGCCAAGCAGCCGAGCAGCTATGATTTTTATCGCCTGCTTGTCGTCTTGAACCGTCTGGGTGTGTTTAAGAAATCGTCGTAA
- a CDS encoding putative phage tail protein produces MKDIKSQMCSVRGQELFSYLPAYYEISRVMHADMDAKGSELDALYLALDDTLAQFFVRTATWALERWEMELGIPIHLDKPLEQRRSVVESKLRGSGKFSGDLVRGIMNSFGADGEVDFFPTAYKLGISFENKAPDNMADFRKIIEDVKPAHLAFYINNKTRLTFLHDHEMDPRLRLRSRVRFFGGRPWYLDGVELLNGGASLSGWTGERLRYLNRTKLSFLHRVDNHQEGNVKIRNHYWKFDGSMRLDGTRLLSSTETVISM; encoded by the coding sequence ATGAAGGATATCAAAAGTCAAATGTGCAGTGTGCGAGGACAGGAGCTATTCTCCTATTTGCCTGCTTATTACGAAATTTCCCGTGTAATGCACGCTGATATGGACGCAAAGGGTAGTGAATTGGATGCTCTATATCTCGCGTTGGATGATACATTAGCCCAGTTTTTCGTTCGTACCGCCACCTGGGCGCTGGAACGTTGGGAGATGGAGCTAGGCATCCCTATTCATTTGGACAAGCCACTAGAGCAGCGACGTTCGGTAGTAGAATCCAAGCTGCGCGGGAGTGGCAAATTTTCCGGGGATTTAGTACGAGGTATTATGAATTCGTTTGGTGCCGATGGAGAAGTTGATTTTTTCCCGACGGCATACAAGCTTGGCATAAGTTTTGAAAATAAAGCCCCAGATAATATGGCTGATTTCAGAAAGATCATAGAGGATGTTAAGCCTGCTCATCTTGCTTTTTATATAAATAATAAAACGAGGCTTACATTCCTTCATGATCATGAGATGGATCCACGTCTCAGATTACGCTCGCGAGTTCGTTTTTTTGGTGGACGCCCCTGGTATCTGGATGGTGTTGAGTTATTAAACGGAGGGGCTTCCTTGTCCGGGTGGACTGGGGAACGTCTGCGGTATTTGAACCGCACGAAGCTATCTTTTTTGCATCGTGTAGACAATCATCAGGAAGGCAACGTAAAGATCAGGAATCATTACTGGAAATTTGACGGTAGCATGAGGCTCGATGGTACCCGGCTTTTAAGCTCAACTGAGACGGTTATTTCAATGTAG
- a CDS encoding phage holin family protein, which translates to MHEKVDQIWLGFSTGTLIGYFFGGWTTMLTLLLWMVIIDFFTGWAAAWINGALKSREGYYGIFRKVTVFLMITVAHLIDGILGDAHYFRDAVVFFYLANELLSIIENVGRMGVPMPDILRNAVAIFESKSNGEKKKQADPSDKGNKSS; encoded by the coding sequence ATGCATGAAAAGGTCGATCAGATTTGGCTGGGGTTTTCCACGGGGACCTTGATCGGTTATTTTTTCGGGGGGTGGACGACGATGTTGACGTTGTTGTTATGGATGGTTATTATCGACTTTTTCACAGGCTGGGCGGCGGCCTGGATTAATGGAGCATTGAAAAGCCGAGAGGGCTATTACGGTATTTTTCGCAAGGTTACGGTGTTTTTGATGATTACGGTAGCTCATCTGATCGACGGTATTTTGGGGGATGCACATTATTTCCGGGATGCCGTCGTTTTCTTTTATTTGGCGAACGAGCTATTGTCGATTATTGAAAATGTGGGCCGAATGGGAGTGCCGATGCCGGATATTTTGCGAAATGCGGTAGCCATTTTTGAATCCAAGTCGAATGGGGAAAAGAAAAAGCAAGCAGACCCCTCCGACAAAGGAAATAAATCTTCATAA
- a CDS encoding phage tail protein yields the protein MAEQVLTVTTAYAREQMARARAEGSSLTKVVKMAFGSGGVDQAGKPLPLDGTEQLLKKELIQKDITSFEFISPATIRYTCSLAEAELAGETINELALVDSAGKLTAVRTMSNKTKDSDMEFIFEIDDIY from the coding sequence ATGGCAGAACAAGTTTTAACAGTTACGACCGCTTATGCAAGGGAACAAATGGCACGTGCCCGCGCTGAAGGTAGTTCGCTAACTAAAGTGGTGAAGATGGCATTTGGTAGCGGAGGTGTGGATCAAGCAGGTAAACCCCTCCCTTTGGACGGAACGGAACAGTTATTGAAAAAAGAACTAATCCAAAAGGATATTACCAGCTTTGAATTTATTTCACCTGCGACCATCCGCTATACCTGCTCACTGGCAGAAGCTGAATTGGCTGGTGAAACGATTAATGAGCTTGCCTTGGTGGATTCGGCTGGTAAGCTGACGGCTGTTCGTACGATGAGCAATAAGACCAAGGACAGCGATATGGAGTTTATTTTTGAAATTGATGATATTTATTAA